In the genome of Podospora pseudocomata strain CBS 415.72m chromosome 7, whole genome shotgun sequence, the window TTCTGTGGAGGTGCTACCTGGGCTCAAGATCAGTCCAGTTACAACATGTTTGTGCTTCCAGCTACTCCCAAATCTGTATCACCTAGAGGCTGACAATCTGTAGCTACATTTATGGCGGTTCCGGCTTCCCTCCAAGCACGGCAGGATTCGATGACATCTACGTCCTAACCATTCCGAGTTTCCAGTGGATCAGGGGTCCATATCCAAAGGACAGCAACGTCACCGGTCCGTTTCCAAAGAACATGATGAGCTGCAATGTTGTCAATAATGCTCAGATGGTCATCATCGGCGGCTCGAACTCCAACGCAACAGGTTACGAATGTGACGTAGACACGGTTGGGGGGCAGCACAACATGAATCTTGGTGAGGAGAACCCAGAGAATGCGATTTGGGCAAGATACCAACCAAAGCTTACGACATATGCCGTACCTACTTTCATCATGTCGGCCGTGGGTGGCCGTAACACCGGAGGAGCTAGGGTTCTCACACCGCCCGGCGGCTTCAACGCGCCAGATCTCTCGGTGTTGATGACCAGGAAAGCCGTCATATCAACTCGAACACCTACACGAGACGTCAATCCTGCCACTTCCTCGCCTGCCCCGACCGGAGAAGGCGAACCCGCACCACCGTTGAGCCCCGGAGCCATTGCAGGGATTGCCGTCGGAGGCGCCGTGGTTCTCATCGCCCTTCtcgccggctgctgctgtttcATCCGTTATCGCCAAAAGCACTACAAGGGACCTCGCCCGCCAAACCAAGCCATCCCGCCTCACGGTTGGGGACCATCCGGGCCCCTCACGCCCGCATCTCCAGCCGTCACGCAAATTTCCTACGCCCACACCGTTCCGACTCAACCGCAGTCGCCGGTGATGCTCCCATCGGTCCCGGTATATCCCCCAGCAGAGCTCGGCGCCAATGACAATGCCCATTATCGGACAGCGAGAACAAGCCCAGCGAGTATGGCAGCGAAGCACGACAGCTCACCCTGGGGCACGCACGCGTCAACGCCGCAGACATTGGAGCCACCAACTCCGGCAAGCGGGCCTTATCCGGCACGATCCCCGTCGTACACGGAGCGGGATCCGAGAGATGTGCAACCGGGTGCTCCGTACTGGTCTACGACTCCGCCACAGGTACAGCAACCACAGTTTCGACCAACGCAGGACGCTCAGGGTGGGAACGCGTGGTTGGGTGTTCAGCAGGCGTGGCACAGGCCAGGATCATCTCATTGAGAACCGAATGTTTGTGATATATctgagaagagaaagggagGTGTTATATTTCATGATGTCGTGCATGAGTTTTGGTATATGGGTTTCTTGGTTTGCATTTCACACATTTTATAGTCATCTTGACCCGGAGGTATAGGGTGTATGCTGTATAGTAGTAGCACATATGGCTTTTTATCAATGGAGAGACGGTTGATAATTCACCATGTCTTGCCTAGAGTTGGGTAACATTCCATTGAGGCATCATTACGATCGCAGAAAAATCCCGCCCAAAAATAGTTCCCACGTGTATGGAAATGTCTCTAGAGGTGCCAAATTCGGGAATCAACTGTTTTTGGTAGCCTGTGTCGAGAAATCGGTTGGCTAGAACATGGATAGGGGCAAAAAAGGGGTTGATTGGCCTTGGCAGGTGGAGAAAGGTAAAAAGCCAAAAGTGTACTCTCTCCCGCCGGGAATTGAACCCGGGTCTCGAGCGTTGTTAACTGgttgacaagctcacataCTGACCACTATACTACGGAAGATGTACAGGTGTTGAGCACCTGTCGTAGTGAGAGGATTGGTTGCAAGGGAAGGGCGGAGGTGGTATATATAAGGGGAGCATACACGATCCCGTCCCTTGAACCACTTTTGCGATCCACTTCCAGCTCAGGCCTTCCTCGTCAGATATGGAGTGAAGCAGTGCAACCTTTCAGCGATGAAGTGCGCTGGACACAATACATAGGCCGGCACTGGGTTTAGTGGCCCAGTTGTTGCCTCCGAGTTATTATCGCCAAGTGGACCCCTTTGTCTTGACGTCATGGCGCCCCATTCTAGACTTTCTATCAAAGCCAAGGGTTTCGATCAACAATAGTGACGACGGGTGACGGGTTGAGTCTCAGAGCCACGGAAGAACACCTTActgttgatggtggtcaGCAGTGGCGGTTACCGTCGTCATCTAGTTGAACGAGAGTAAACTGGGGACGTCGGTTTGTGTTGGGGGAAAAAGTGAAACGCCGCATCAAGTAGCTGCTGCGATATGTATAGGAGAACCCTATCTAAATCTACCTGGTAAGAATAGTTGAATATCCTGTATGCTGAAATTATATCCGTTGAAGCAAATAGCCCCTCAAAATCCCTCCAAAAAATGTCATATATCCATACGGTCAAGTCATCAAGacccagaaaaagaaacaagaaaccCAAAAAGTCGCACCGTACACCCGGGGCTCACGTTGGAGACCCATAAACTCCAACGCTTCCAACTCGAAAAAAGACGAGTCATCACAAAGCCTTGTGGCATGTGCCATCTTTCAA includes:
- a CDS encoding hypothetical protein (COG:S; EggNog:ENOG503NY7Q); this translates as MFSRRLQPLVFLLLISFLSLSVFAQYDPIKDFCRRHGHQSAVVDNRLYIDGGLVNWKPFTSSSSNYTNPFLIFSDLSTETKDMPTLHANLSKNATVPSVMGGKLWEDSVNKRLYLYGGETYQAPPTNFLLYAYDILKDKWDSFGPPTGTAAIIPTSFGAGVSIPARGEAYYYGGFHNNGSVPGWTGPPRASNRLIKYDMDSNAWSNVTGPDDVRRAEGEMVFLPVGDAGMLVYFGGSQDLYGNGTLTPEPLDTIFLYDLANSKWYAQKATGRIPESRRRFCGGATWAQDQSSYNIYIYGGSGFPPSTAGFDDIYVLTIPSFQWIRGPYPKDSNVTGPFPKNMMSCNVVNNAQMVIIGGSNSNATGYECDVDTVGGQHNMNLGEENPENAIWARYQPKLTTYAVPTFIMSAVGGRNTGGARVLTPPGGFNAPDLSVLMTRKAVISTRTPTRDVNPATSSPAPTGEGEPAPPLSPGAIAGIAVGGAVVLIALLAGCCCFIRYRQKHYKGPRPPNQAIPPHGWGPSGPLTPASPAVTQISYAHTVPTQPQSPVMLPSVPVYPPAELGANDNAHYRTARTSPASMAAKHDSSPWGTHASTPQTLEPPTPASGPYPARSPSYTERDPRDVQPGAPYWSTTPPQVQQPQFRPTQDAQGGNAWLGVQQAWHRPGSSH